A DNA window from Opisthocomus hoazin isolate bOpiHoa1 chromosome 31, bOpiHoa1.hap1, whole genome shotgun sequence contains the following coding sequences:
- the LOC142365103 gene encoding olfactory receptor 14J1-like, translated as MSNSSSITQFLLLAFADTQELQLLHFWLFLGIYLAAVLANGLTITAIACDHRLHTPMYFFLLNLSLLDLGCISTTVPKAMANSFWDTRAISYLGCAVQLFFFLFLFTAEYCLLTIMAYDRYIAICKPLHYWTLLGSRACVHMAAAAWGSAFLSSLLHTANTFSLPLCHGKAVDQFFCEIPQILKLSCPDSCLGEAGLLVASACLGLGCFVFIVVSYVHIFRCVLRIPSEQGRHKAFSTCLPHLILVSLFISTGLFAYLKPPSTSSPSLDLVVSFLYSVLPPAANPLIYSMRNQELRDAVKKMIPSLIPLQK; from the coding sequence atgtccaacagcagctccatcacccagttcctcctcctggcattcgcagacacacaggagctgcagctcttgcacttctggctcttcctgggcatctacctggctgccgtCCTGGCCAACGGCCTCaccatcactgccatagcctgtgaccaccgcctccacacccccatgtacttcttcctcctcaacctctccctccttgacttgggctgcatctccaccaccgtccccaaagccatggccaattccttctgggacaccagggccatctcctacttgggatgtgctgtacagttgtttttcttccttttcttgttcacagcagagtattgtctcctcaccatcatggcctatgaccgctacattgccatctgcaaacccctgcactattggaccctcctgggcagcagagcttgtgtccacatggcagcagctgcctggggcagtgcttttctcagttctctcctgcacactgccaacacCTTTTCACTCCCACTCTGCCACGGCAaggctgtggaccagttcttctgtgaaatccctcagatcctcaagctctcctgcccAGACTCCTGTCTCGGGGAAGCTGGGCTTCTTGTGGCAAGTGCCTGTTtaggtttggggtgttttgttttcattgtggtgtcctatgtgcacatcttcaggtgtgtgctgaggatcccctctgagcagggaaggcacaaagccttttccacgtgcctccctcacctgatcTTGGTCTCCCTCTTCATCAGTACTGGCTTGTTTGCCTACCTTAAGCCCCCTTCCACTTCCTCCCCATCGCTGGATCTGGTGGTGTCATTTCTGTACTCGGTTTTGCCTCCAGCAGcaaaccccctcatctacagcatgaggaaccaggagctcagggaCGCAGTGAAGAAGATGATTCCATCACTTATACCTCTACAGAAATAA
- the LOC104335840 gene encoding olfactory receptor 14A16, producing the protein MSNSSSITEFLLLAFTDTRELQLLTFWLFLAIYLAALLGNGLTVTAIACDHLLHTPMYFFLLNLALLDLGSISTTLPKAMANSLWGTRTISYAGCVIQLFFFLFSITTEYFLLTVMAYDRYVAICKPLHYETLLGNRACVHMAAAAWGTGILYALMHTANTFSLPICHGNALDQFFCEMPQILKLSCSDSYISEVELIVVSACLGLVCFAFIMVSYLQIFRAVLRIPSEQGRHKAFSMCLPHLAVVVLFVSTAVFAHLKPSSISSPFLNLVVTVLYSVVPPAVNPLIYSMRNQKLKEALWKRAQCTLFQ; encoded by the coding sequence atgtccaacagcagctccatcacagaattcctcctcctggcattcacagacacacgggagctgcaactcttgaccttctggctcttcctggccatctacctggctgccctcctgggcaacggTCTCACcgtcactgccatagcctgcgaccatctcctccacactcccatgtacttcttcctcctcaacctcgccctcctcgacctgggctccatctccacaactctgcccaaagccatggccaattccctctggggcaccaggaccatctcctacGCAGGATGTGTTatacagctctttttttttctcttttctatcaCAACCGAATACTttctcctcactgtcatggcctatgaccgctatgttgccatctgcaaacccctgcattatgagaccctcctgggcaacagagcttgtgtccacatggcagcagctgcctggggcactgggaTCCTCTATGCTCTCATGCACACAGCCAATACTTTTTCACTACCCATCTGCCATGGCAACGCtttggaccagttcttctgtgaaatgccCCAAATCCTCAAGCTGTCTTGCTCAGATTCCTATATCAGTGAAGTTGAACTAATTGTGGTTAGTGCCTGTTTAGGTTTGGTatgttttgctttcattatgGTGTCCTAtttgcagatcttcagggctgtgctgaggatcccctctgagcagggacggcacaaagccttttccatgtgcctccctcacctggctgtggttgTTCTGTttgtcagcactgcagtgtttgctcaCCTGAAGCcctcctccatctcttccccTTTTCTAAACCTGGTCGTAACTGTTCTGTACTcggtggtgcctccagcagtgaaccccctcatctacagcatgaggaaccagaaGCTCAAGGAAGCCCTATGGAAAAGGGCCCAGTGCACACTGTTCCAGTGA